CCCTGGCCGAGCCGGTCCCAACCCTCGCGTGACCCTTGTGATGAGGATCGACGTGGGCGCGACGCCCTCTTGAGACGCACAGTCGGCGGGCACGACGAGGTGGCCCGCTGGCGACCATCCGCGCGGCCGGAGTACGCTCCGGCCAGCGCGCTCGACGACGAGAAGGAGGCCCCGCCATGGCACGTCAGCGGATGAAGCTCACGTTTCCACCAGACCTGATGAACTCCCCGCTGGTGTACACGATGGGCAAGCAGTTCCAGGTGGTCACCAACATCCGCCGCGCCAACGTCAGCGGCGACCGAGGCTGGATCATCCTGGAGATCA
This Chloroflexota bacterium DNA region includes the following protein-coding sequences:
- a CDS encoding NIL domain-containing protein, whose product is MARQRMKLTFPPDLMNSPLVYTMGKQFQVVTNIRRANVSGDRGWIILEISGSDDEIGRALDWAKGQGVHIEESDGEPASS